In Fibrobacter sp. UWH6, the genomic stretch AAGGCGCCAACGGCCAAAGCCCCCTTACCCCAGCGAGAACAACCGGTAATACCAAGACGCTTGACATCGATACCGGCTTCCGGATATTTTTCAAGAGCGTCAATCAAGCGGCTAACGCCCCATGCCCAGGCCATGATGGTACCGGCGCTGGCATTGGATCCGTAAATGTCGTAGAACTTGCCGCTTCCACGATTACTTTCGGGAGCCACGTTATCGGGGTTAAAAATAATCTGGGCAATATCAAGTCCATCGAGTGATTCTCCCAGACTTCCACAGGTATTGCCCATAAAGCCACCGCCAAAGCCAATCATGGCGGGCTTCGGATTATCCTTGGTACCGGCATTATCGATGACCACAGCAAAGGAAGCTGTATTTCCCTTGTCGCTTACGGTCACGTAAAATGTGCTTCCTGCAAGTTTGCCTTCCACCTTTTCAGGGTTACGAGGCTTGTCACCGTACATAATCTTTTCGTACATGGCGCCAATTTCTTCACGGCGGCACTTCCATTCAGCCTTGGTGGAAATTCGGGTACCAGCCAAAGTCTTAAACGGGTCAGGCAATTTAGCGTTTTTCAGGGAAGTGGGAATTTCACCAATGGTGCATTCACTACGGAAGTCTTCCTTGAATGCCGGGGTGTGTTCCACAGCGGGAGTGCTGGAACTAGACGATTCCTTGACCTCGGCAGAGCTAGAAGACTGTTCTTCTGCGGAACTTTTAGCATTTTCAGTTTCGCTTACAGAAGATTCTATTTCCTTTGCAGAACTTTTGGGAGATTCTTCCTTTGCGCTGGAGGAAGATTTCTTCTGCTGATTACCAACAGAGGAACTTGATGAATTTTTTGCAACGTCGGAACTAGCAGGTTTTTCGTCAGATGATTCGCTGGAAACGATGGTTTCTTCGCCATTTTCAGCCCCGGTGGAGGAGCTACCGTCATCAGAACAGGCGTTTAAACCTAGCAGGCCCAAAAAAGCCAGAGTAGACACAGCCAATATACTTTTCTTGTTCATACAAAAACCTTACGGTAGTACTTGATGGCCCAAAATTAGTTTTTTCCGCAATCTTGTCAAACAACATCCATGGTTTGTCTTAAGACATTTCAATTTTAAGGAGCAACTTAAGATTTTAATCACTAAACAAAAACCGGCCGTTTTACTAAATTATGGCTACTATGAGCTTAAAATTCGAAACCCCGATTACTGAAGTCCCGCTGTTCCACCAGGGAAAGGTACGTGACATGTACGACCTGGGCGACAGCTTCCTGATGGTTGCTAGCGACCGTCTTTCCGCCTTTGACGTGGTTCTCCCCACCCCCATTCCGGGTAAGGGCAAGATCCTGAACCAGCTCTCTCTGTTCTGGTTCAAGCAGCTTGGCATGAAGAATCACCTGATCACTGCAAACGTGGACGAATATCCGGAAGTGCTGAAGAAGCACGCCGACTACCTCCGCGGTCGCTCCATGATCGTGAAGAAGGCTCACCGTCATTCCGTGGAATGCATCGTCCGCGGTTACATCGTGGGTTCCGGCTGGAAGGATTATCAGAAGACTGGTCGCATTTGCGGTCATGTGCTCCCCTCCAACCTGCAGCTCTGCGACAAGCTTGAAAACGCTCTCTACACCCCCAGCACCAAGCCGGATGTAGGCCACGACGAAAACATCAGCTTCGAACAGACCTTCGAAATCGTTGGCGAAAAGGTTGCAACCGACCTGAAGAACATGTCTCTCGACATCTACACCAAGGCTCGCGACTACGCCGCATCCAAGGGCATCATCCTGGCAGACACCAAGTTCGAATTTGGCGAAATCGACGGCGAAACCGTTCTTATCGACGAAGTTCTGACTCCGGACTCCAGCCGCTACTGGCCTGCAGACAAGTACCAGGTCGGCAAGAACCAGGAAAGCTTCGACAAGCAGTACATCCGTGACTGGCTCGAAACCTTGGACTGGGGCAAGTGCTATCCGGGTCCCGAAATTCCGGCAGACGTGGTGAAGAACACCCTCGACAAGTACATCGAAATTTTTGTTAGACTCACAGGAAAACAGCCCGAACTCTAACAAAAATTTGTCCTGTTGAAAAATCAACAGGACGATCCCGGATCAAGTCCGGGATGACACGTACGTCTCACTGGCAAGCAGCCGAAACTGTAATTCCAGAAGTCAGGCCGAATCCAATCGGCATTGACTTATGAAAAAGATCTGTCACGACAGGTCTTTTTCTTTTTTGACGGGGACACGGATTAAACCTTGGGCCAACGATAATTTTACTAACCAAATTGAGTTTTTTGCACATTTGGTAGGTAGTATCCCAAACGCCTACTTACCAAACACTCCCTCCCCATAGATTTGGTTAGTAGTATTTTAGTTTATTCATAAAGGTTTTTATATCCAGTCAGGGAAAGATACTAACCAAAATTGATTTCCATTCTTTTTGGTTAGTAGTTTTATTTTCACCGGCACTCAGCACACTCCAAAAAAACGGATTTTTACTAATCAAACCAGGCTATTTCGCCAACTTAGTTAGTAAAAGCCCCCTTTTTCAAAGTAAAAAGCGCTTGATTAACCGTTCCGCATAAGCCGGAGTCATTGGATGGTTTAAATTTTCCACCGAAATAATCAAGTTTCGCCCCACATCAACCCCTTTGGAACTAAGTTTGACAACCTTGGAAACAAATCCCTGCACATAATCAGGTTTGTCCATCAAGCCGAAATGTTCCCACAAAAATTCCTCACGGGTTCGCATATTCAAGCAAGTAAAATCAGGATACCAGCAAGATTCCGCCCCCATATTTAGCGGACATTCGTAGCGAAACGGAACTCCAAGACGATTCAAAGTCTCTGCAATAATCGCTTCAGACTTTGACCGAACCCGAATTCCCGAAGAAGTCACCTGTTCAGCCGAATCTTCCAAAAACGCCTTCCCCTCATAAGGGACCGAAAGCCAACGCTCTGCAAAAGCATCCTCTTGCAACACAGCCGGTTCCACAAGCGACATCCTATCATGGCCCATCGATGAATAGATTTTTTCCAAAGTCGATGGATGATACCGTTTCCGAACAAGTTCAAGGACCTTGATTTCATCCAAAATCTCCTTCAACATTTGCTCATCATAGCGTTTCTGCGCAAGAGACCTCACCTGAGCAAGTTTCTCCTTTGAGATGTACTCGCCTTCCGATTTTTTATTTGATTTCACCCAAAAATATTGAACAGCTCCATTGCTTTTCCCAAGACGAAGCCTTCCCGCGGGGGCCCTCTTTAACTTTTTACGAAGACGTTCCGCATACAAATTCAATTCCGCCAAACGTTTTTCAACAGCCGGCAAAACACAATCAACAGAGAGTTGACTCATGAGTAAATTCCTTTTCCCCTAAAAAACTGTTAAAACATATAATAACAGTGAAATCAACGAGAATCCAGGAATACCATTCCTTACGTCGGGCTTCACATTCCAGCAGCAATATACACATCTAAAAAAAGATGTCAAGAGAGAACCCCATAACCGATTCATTATGCAACCGGCAAGCAGCCCGAGCTGTAATCTGCAAATCACCTAGCGCTGTTTGTATATGAAAAAGACCTCGCTTTTAAAGCGAGGCCTTTTTTAGTGGAGGTGAGGGGAGTCGAACCCCTGTCCAAGATTTCATCCCTGTCCATTCCTACAAGCTTTCCCTTCGCATTTGAGATCTCGTCTAATCCACGCCCAAGAAGGTCGGCGCGAACTTTGACCAGCCTAGTAAATCTCGGGAACTGCACCCAGGCATTACAGTCCCCCATCCCATATTGCGTCCGGACGTACTACCCAATGGGAGTGAGTCGAGGCCCGGCGTAGCCGCTAATTAGGCTGCGAGTGCGTAGTTTTCTTCAGCACTTATTTTTTTTCAGACTTTTTTACGGGTGCCCTCGTCTGAGACCCCGGCTTGCAACTAACACTTCAGTAACCCTGTCGAAACCAAAGCACCCCCAGGTGAGTGTCGCGAAAATGAACTTGTTCATTTTCATGACCGAGCCGCAGGTGCTACTGTCCAAAGGACAGAAAGCACCCCCGTTGGGGGACCCAGAGAGTTGAAGACCTCCTCTCAAGGTATCTCAAATATAGTAAAATATTCGCTTAAACGGGCATGCCAACCCTTGGCGCGGCTAGGACTTGCTTTGCAATATGCTTTTCTTCGTCCGTTCCATAGCCTCAATTACCTTGTCGCACCATTCGTCGAATTCCGGGTCCTCTTCCTGCAATTCCGGATGGGTCAGTACATTCTCGATGGTCTTGCGGATTCCCTGATCAAAGCGTGTGGTGGCGCAGAAACCAGGCACAGCCTTCTTCAGTTTGGAATTGTCGAAAACCACGGAATTGGCCTTGTCACCAAGGAGGCTTCCCGTAAAGTCATAGCCAAACGGGTCCCCCACAGCGGCCAGGAACTCAGATGCCACATGGACCGCCTTCAGTTCTACGCCCAGCACATTGGCAATGCTCTGGTACACCTGATTCCAAGTGACGGTTTCATCGCTGGTAATCTGGAAGCTTTCGCCGATGGCGTGAATGTTTCCCATCAGTCCCACGAAGCCCTTGGCGAAATCGCTGTTGTGGGTCATGGTCCAGAGGCTGGTTCCGTCTCCGTGAATAATTACAGGTTTACCTTCAAGTATGCGCTTGGCCACCTGCCAGCTTCCCTTCTTGCCGTGAACGCCCAGAGGAATCTTGCGTTCGTCGTAGGTATGGCTGGGGCGCACGATGGTAATGGGGAAACCTTCTTCGCGGTACATTTTCATCAGGTACTCCTCCCCCGCAATCTTGTTACGGGAGTATTCCCAGTAAGGATTAGCCAAGGGAGTTCCCTCGTTAATGCGGTAGTCAGAAAGAGGCTTCTGGTAGGCACTGGCGGAACTGATGTACATGAACTGCTTGGTCTTGTTCTTGAACAGTCGGTAGTCACGTTCCAGGGCGCTGTAATGGAAGGCAATAAAATCGCAAACCACATCGAACTGCAAGTCCGCAATTTTAGAAGCCACTTCAGCTTCATCGTAAATGTCAGCGGTAATCTGCTTTATTGCGGGAGTTCCGTCCGCCAACACAGCCATAGGCAAATCCGCGGCGTTTCTATTTCCGCGATTCAGCAAATAGATTTCCCATCCCAGTTCTACAGCCAGGCGAGTAATGGCCATGCTGATGGTCCCCGTTCCGCCAATAAAAAGTGCACGCATAATATGAGTTTGTTAAAGTTCAGGTGAGAGGTCGCTCCCCTTACAGGGGAGCTTTGGGGTATGAGGTATCTATGGAGAAAATTTGCCTCATACCTCTAGGCACGAAGTGCCGACCTCATACCTCACAGCTAAATTAAACTGTTGCCTTGGCGGCAATCTGATAAACCTTAGTCACGTCGTCGGCATTCAGCGGCTTAAAGCCCCAGCCATTACCCGGATTCAGCTTACGCACCATTTCGGGAATGTCTTCTTCCTTGGCGCCAAGTTCAGCAAAGTTGATGGGCATGCCGATGCTCTTGAGGAAACTGCGGAATGCGCGAATACCTGCGCGAGCCGTTTCTTCGGGCTTTTCGAAATTCATGGCGCAGCCGAATACGCGAGTAGCCATCTGGCAGAAACGCATCACATTGTGGTCCATGACGTATTCCATCCAGGAGGGCATAATGACAGCAAGACCTGCACCGTGGGCGCAGTCATACATGCCAGAAAGTTCATGTTCGATGGCGTGGCTGTTCCAGTCCTGACCGCGGCCAACACCGACGATATTGTTATGAGCCACCATGCCTGCCCACATGATGTTGGCGCGGGCTTCGTAGTTGTTGGGGTCAGCAATAACGCGGGGAGTTTCCTTCACCATGGTCATGAGAACCGCTTCGCAAAGACGGTCGGTAACTTCCACTTCGGTAGTGTTGGTGAAGTAACGTTCAAAAACGTGAGCCATGATATCGGTTGCACCGCAGGCAGTCTGATAGGCCGGCAATGTGCAAGTGAGAGCCGGGTTCAGCACAGAAAAACGGGGACGGATGCAATCGCCACCGGCACCGCGCTTCAGCATGCCATCTTCCTTGGTTATGACGGAGTCGCCGGAACCTTCGGAACCTGCAGCGGCAATGGTCAGCACTGTACCCACCGGCAAGGCAACAGCCGGAGCGGCCTTTCCGCAATAGAAATCCCAGAAGTCCCCTTCGTAGGGAACGCCCATGGCAATAGCCTTGGCGCTATCGATAGAAGATCCGCCACCTACAGCGAGAATAAAGTCAATTCCTTCCTTGCGGCAAATTTCAATGCCTTCGTAGACCTTGGTATCCAGCGGATTAGGGTGAACTCCACCCAGTTCTACGAAAGGAACGCCTGCGGCATCGAGGCTTGCCTTAACGCGGTCAATCAATCCGGAACGAACGGCAGAACCGCCACCGAAATGAAGCAAGACCTTGGAGCCGCCATGCTTTTTTACCAATGCACCGCATTCATTTTCGCGGTCGCGGCCAAATACAAATTCCGTAGGACTATAAAAGTTGAAATTTTCCATTAGGACCCAATCCCTGTTAAAGTTTTTATAAAAAATACCCTTTTCTTTAAAGAAAAGGGCAATTTCATCAAGTAATTTTGTTCACAAAAGAAACCAGCTATTCCATGGTCCCCTTGCTCCTGCCGCAAACGGGAATAACGCGGACCTCATTCTTGTCGTTGACTATAAAGGCGACACCAGCCAGGTAATTAATCCACTGCTTATTGCTTTGGGTTTCATAAAAACGCAAATTCAGCTGTCGATCTGTAGCCCATGCCACCAGAGGAACCACCAGCAGGTCATGGGAAATGGCCACGTTCAGCTTGCTCATGCTATCGTAATCCCCGGCCAGCAAATTCTGCAGTTCCACCATCTTTTCGTTGAGATCGTAGAACACGCCCGTGTAGCCCCCGGAATAGGCCCAGCGAGAGAAGACAATCCAACTGCTGACATCGCCTTTCTTCTGCACATACAGTTCCTCATCCTTGATCAGCCAGGAATCCTTCAATTCAGCCAAGGTGTCGTTTTCGAAGGAAGACAAGCCCATCCCCTCAGCAATGTAGGCACAAGTTTCATAGGAACGTTTGATCTCGGTATTATAGAAATGGACGTCCGTAAAGTTCTTCAGTTTTTGACCAAATTCTCGAGACTGATTCATGCCGTTATCGTTCAGACCACCCGACGCAGAATAGTCATTGCCTCGTTCGGCGTGGCGCAAGATCAAGGTTGCCTTTTCATTATCCTTCAGGCTTTCAAGAACGTCCTCGACGCGAACAAAATACGCCATGGGAGCCTGAGCCTTTACATAAAGTGTATCCTTCTGGACAACAGTGTCAATGGAATAGATGGTATCCTTGCTAAAAATGGAATCCAGAACCACCAAGGTATCCAGCTGATAAAGGGTATCCACATGGAAAACGGAATCCAGCCGAACCAAGGTGTCGTAAACCACCAATGTGTCGGATGCAACCACCAGAGTATCGTTATTGACAAGGGTATCCTTTACAACAAGAGTGTCCTTAACGACTAAGGTATCATTTACAACTAAAGTGTCCTTGACGACCAACGTATCTTTCAAGGTTTCGCCAGGCATTTCCTTGACAACAAGGGTGTCCCTGATGACCAAGGTGTCCACTCGAGAAACGGGAATGGTTTCGGGATCCACCGTTTCAACAACTTCTGTTGTATCAAGGCAGGCGGAAAAAAGCATTGCGGTCAGAGAGAACGCGCCGGCGGTCAACGCAGAACGAATCGTGGGGATATATTTCACAGAATCCTCATGAATTTGATGGTGCTTAAAACCAAAACACGGATAAAATTTAATTCTTATTACTAAAAAATTACAGAGTTGAATCCAAATAAAAAAATAAAGTGTGTAAAAAGCAGTAAGTACCGCAAACAAAAAAGGGTTGGACACCTTACGGTATCCAACCCAGGGGGGTTAGGAGGAGCTCTTTAATGCAATCATTTAGCAAAAAATCTTTTGAACTTAGTCTAAAAACGTCATACGACGCAACTTGTTCCTTCTTCGTTCTTAAATATAGAACAGGAATTCAATTTTGGGGAAGATAACCCGCAAATTTCCCATAATTTATAGTAAAAAAAACTTCAGGATCACTCCTGAAGCTCTATTTTGCTCAAAAAATGTTCTGCTTAGGCGATATTGAGAGACTGTTCGCGGATGCATTCCACTTCGTTCTTCAGTTCAATAGCGAGAGCGGCAATTTCAGCATCCTGGCACTTGGTCCCCAAAGTGTTTGCTTCGCGGCCCATTTCCTGAAGGATAAAGCCAAGGTTCTTTCCCTGGGCGCCACCTTCCTTGAGGGCGTTCAGGAACAACTTGTTATGACTCTTGAAGCGGGTGATTTCTTCCTTGATGTCCAACTTGTCTGCCATGATGCAGGCTTCCTGCAGCAGACGGACTTCGTCGATTTCGGAATCCTTCAGAAGCACGTTGATGCGGTCGCGGAACTTGACCTTCCAGTTTTCGATGCGCTTGGGATCCAGCACTTCAACCTTTTCGAGAACGGCATTCAGATGGTCCACGCGGTTTGTCAAGTCGGCTGCCAGGTTAGCACCTTCCTTGGCACGCATTTCGTTCACCTTGTCCAGGGCCTTGTTCAGTTCGTCGGCCAAGTGCTTTTCAAGAGCTTCGGTATCGGCACCGCTGTCGGTAAACTGCAGAACTTCAGGCAGGGCCATGATGTTTTCCAGTTTGATATCACCGGCAATTCCAAATTTGGTCTGCATTGCCTTTGTGATTTCCACAAACTTCGCAATGGCCTGTTCGTTGTAGGAAACGGGAACATTACCGCCAGTGCCTGCACCAAGAGTAACGCTAAAGATCACAGAACCGCGAACCAGCTTTTCCTTGATCTGATTCTTGAAGGAATTTTCAAGATAAGCCAAGTTCTTGGGAAGTTTGCAGCTGATGTCCAAAAAACGGTTATTCACGCTACGAACTTCAATCACACAAGGTGCGCCCTGGAACATGGACTCACTCTTGCCAAAACCAGTCATCGATAAAATAGCCATAATTAGTACCGAGCTCGTGCTTCGCACTTTCAGGAAAGAGGTCGCTCGCACAGCTCGCTTTGAGGTTAAACAATTGACGCTTACGCGTTTTTATAATTTTGCGCCTACGGCGCCATTCTCCAGCTCAGAACTCACGCCTCACAACTCACTGCTTACTTACCATTGCAATTACGTGTTCGGCGCCGAAGTTCTTGAGGCCAACGGCGGTCAGGAACTTGCTAAGGCACTGTTCATTCTGGAACGCCATCTTCTCGATCTTAAGGCCTTCCTTTTCGCAAAGGGTGTAGAAATCCTTAACGGTGAGCAAACGAATGTTGGGTGTGTTGTACCATTCGTAAGGCAGTTCCTTGGACTTGGGCATACGACCGTGGAGCATCAGGGAACCGCGGGCAGACCAATGACCGAAATTGGGGAAAGTCACGATAACGCGCTTGGCCACGCGGAGGATTTCGCTGAGCAAGGCCACCGGGTCGCGAATTTCCTGGATGGTGCGGTTGATAATGGCGTAGTCATAGCTGTCGCTTTCAATATCAGAAATACCGCGTTCATCCAAATCGCGCTGGACCACGGGGACGTCGTTTTCCAGACAGTCCATAATGTCCTTCATGCGCTTTTCGATACCAAGGCCAATCACATTCTTGGTACGGCGGAGGTAATCGATCAAGTCGCCGCTACCGCAACCAAGGTCCAGCACGCGGCTATTTTCCTTGACCATGGAACCCAGCAGTTCAAAATCCTTCTGGTCGTGGAAAACAGGAATGGTCTGCTTGCCAGTCAAGGCTCCATACTTGCTATCCAGGAATCGGCCTACAGCCTTGCCCAGATCTTCATCTTCGATGAGGAAGCCATCGTGACCGAACAGCGTATCCAATTCAAGGCTAGTCACGACCTTGCGATCGTTCAGCAAGGCGCTCGTAATACGGCGGGATTCGTGGGGCGGGAACAACCAGTCCGTAGAAAGGTTCACGTTCAGCACTTCGGCCTGCACATTCTCAAAAGCCTTTTCCAGGGAACCGTATTCCGTTTCCAGGTCGAAGCTATCGGTTGCATGGGCAATATGCAGGTAGCTGTTGGCATCGAAGCGGTCCACAAACTTCGCACCCTGGTAGCGCAGGTAGCTTTCCAGCGGCAGATCCAGGTCAAAGGGAGTGCTGTAAGTAATGGCGTGATTCTTGTGCTCATGATCCTGGGCGCGCTTGAACTTCTTTTCCATTCCTACGGCACTGAGGTAGGTAATGTGAGCCAGCTTGCGGGCATTGGAAAGTCCGACGTCCGGGTGAGCGGATTCATAATAATCGCCATTGTTGTAATTGGGGTCCTGGGTAATCACGTCGCGGGCCACAATTTCAAAACCGAGAGCCTGGCTGCTAAAACGGGGAGACGTTGCAATCAGAACACAACGCTTTACCAGTTCAGGATAGTAGATCGCCCACTTCATGGCCTGGAAGCCACCCATGGAACCGCCAATGACGCAGTAAAGTTCCTTGACTCCCAAATAGTCAGCCAGTTCCTTCTGGGCGTGGACCATGTCGCCGATGGTAATGGTGGGGAAAGTGCTGCCGTAGGGCTTGCCGGTGCGAGGATTGATACTTGCGGGGCCAGTGGAGCCCTTGCAGCCACCCAGAATGTTGCTGCACACAACAAAGAAACGATCCGTATCCACAGGCTTACCCGGGCCAATGAGAGCATCCCACCAACCGGGCTTCTTATCTTCGGGGGAATAATAACCGGCCACGTGGGCATCGGCGGTCAGCGGAGAGGTGACCCAAACGGTATTATTCTTTTCGGCATTCAACTTGCCGTAAGTTTCGTAACGAATTTCCAAAGCAGGAAGAGTCTTGCCATTCTCAAGCAAAAAACCTTGATCCCCATAATCCTTATTAAAAGTCTGGGGAACAACCGGGCAAAGACTACCATTATGCAAAGATTCACTCATATGCATAAATATAGAAAAGCGGTAGGAAAATTTTATTTATCTAGAAAAACCTTAGGCTTTCTTGGGAGAGCCTGTCCAACCCAGCTTTTCGCGGAGAGCGCCCACGAAACCCGTATGACGCATGCGGAGGAAGGTGGTAAAGGATTTGCTCTGAGTCAGAACGACATAATCATCCGGTTCCAGGGGAATACAGGTGCGGCCATCGAAAACCAAGTCCAGGGTCTTGCCTGCGGCCGGACGCAGCACCAGTTTTTTATCTGTAAGAGACATGACCAGCGGACGTACCGAAAGGCTACCGGGAGCCACAGGAGTCAGCACCACGGCATATGTGGCCGGATGGATAATGGGGCCACCTGCCGCAAGGTTGTATGCAGTGGAGCCTGTGGGAGTCGAAACCAGCAGGGAGTCGGCCCAGTATTCCGTATAGTCGGTACCATTGTATTCCACGTTCACATTCACCATACGTTCGGGAGCGTGGGCGCGGAAATGGACTTCGTTCAAGACGGTTTGCTTGGCAATGCACTTCTTACCGTGATACACAGAAGCGTCGATCATCATGCGGTCGCGGGTAGAATACACCCCGGCCAGCAAGTCATCCAGGGTCTGGGAAAGGCATTTGACGCGGGTCTCGGCAAGGAACCCGACGCGGCCAGCGTTCACACCCAGAATGGGAATGTTATGACCAAGAGCCATATGGGCCGCCGAAAGCACGGTACCGTCACCGCCAATGGCCAAAAGCAAGTCGGACTTCAGCAAGGCCTTTTCAGAAACAACCTTTACAGGAGCGCGAACCAGTTCCTTCAGGTTTTCAAGAGCCAGGAACTTGACTTCGGGGTGTTCACTCCCCCATGCGTGAATCTGCTTCAGCGCAAGAGCCAGGTCCGTACTCTTTTCTTTCCAAGCGATAATGCCGATAGTCTTGAACATAAAACACCTTACTTGGTTTCTGCCTCAGGCTTCTTGTTAGCTTCTTCGATAACGCGGTTCAACTTTTCGAGAACGCCAGGATAAGCCGTTTCAATCACGTCGCTATTAGCCACCGGTTCATCGTTCTGCAAGGCCAGCGAAAGAACGCTCAAGGCCAAGCCATTCTGAGGAACGTCTCCGCCGTCAAAGTCAGAACCGTTCACGATGGTTTCTAGACCGCGGATTACCAGGCCGTCATCGTAAACGCCAACTTCGGCACCGGTCTTACGGAGGTTTTCAGCCAGCTTTTCGTTAACGGGGCGCATCTGCTTGCGGACTTCCTTAGGCAGACGCAAAATGGTTTCGCCTTCGGCATAGCAAGCCGCCACCGCCAAGAAGGGAAATTCCTCAAGCCCCGTGGCAATCACATCTTCAGAAAAACGACGTCCCTGCAAGCGCTTGCCAGAAGCCAGCGTAAAGATTTCGATGTCACCGTACACGTCACCATAACGTTCGCGACGGCTGGTCACTTCGTAGCTTGCGCCCATGCGTTTCAGGCAGGTCAATGCCCCGGCGCGAGACGAATTCAATTCCACGTTCTTCAAAACAATTTGCGTGTTCTTGGGGAGCGTACCAATAGTCGCCAGCAAAATAAAGGCAATGGCCTCGGTGGAATCGCCGGGCACAAAATAATCGCGACCCGTAATCACCTTGGTCTCGGAAAGTTCCGTAAACTGGGTGCGTTCAATCTTCTGACCGCGGGCCATCATCATACGACGTTCCAGTTCGGTCAGCTGTTCCATGCCGCGGGTTTCGTACTTCAGGTTCACGCCAAAGTACATGAGCATCTTGGTCCACTGATCGTGAACCGTACCCTTTTCTTCGAAAGTGGTATAGTCGTTGCGGATCAAGGCGCGAAGCAGCAAGCGGTTGCGCATGGGGTAAGTAAAATTCCCCAGGGAATCCTTCTTGGCTACAATTTCGTCGGCGCAGAAGGTGAATACGAACTTGGCGGGTTCATCGGTAACGGGCTTTACCTTGAAATACTTCTGCAGCGTTTCCTTGGCAGAAGCCACCTGGGCAATACCGGCCTCGTCAGCTTCGGCAGCAAAGGTGTAAATCTGTTCTGCATCCTTAGAAGCTAACGTCCAAAGAAGAACGTTGGCGTCTTCGGCAAAATCCATAGGCAGCATGGAGGGCAGACTGTACTGAAAGCCCTTGCCTTCAAGAACCAGCTGGTGGCCCTGCTGTTCGTAGTTCAGTCCGAATTCCTTAAGGGCTTGTGCAAATTTTTCGGAGCCTGCGGCCCAGGCGAAGTCTTCCAGAACGGTACGGCCATTTACCAAGAGGGCCATCACCAGAGTGAGCTCCATGCGCTCGCGGTCGGGGTTCAGCAAAAATTCCATTAGCGTTCCTTAACGTCGTAATCCAAGGCGGTAAGAATTTGAATAGCGCGGCGGGCTTCGTCGGGCGTCT encodes the following:
- a CDS encoding phosphoribosylaminoimidazolesuccinocarboxamide synthase, with amino-acid sequence MSLKFETPITEVPLFHQGKVRDMYDLGDSFLMVASDRLSAFDVVLPTPIPGKGKILNQLSLFWFKQLGMKNHLITANVDEYPEVLKKHADYLRGRSMIVKKAHRHSVECIVRGYIVGSGWKDYQKTGRICGHVLPSNLQLCDKLENALYTPSTKPDVGHDENISFEQTFEIVGEKVATDLKNMSLDIYTKARDYAASKGIILADTKFEFGEIDGETVLIDEVLTPDSSRYWPADKYQVGKNQESFDKQYIRDWLETLDWGKCYPGPEIPADVVKNTLDKYIEIFVRLTGKQPEL
- a CDS encoding SDR family oxidoreductase, translated to MRALFIGGTGTISMAITRLAVELGWEIYLLNRGNRNAADLPMAVLADGTPAIKQITADIYDEAEVASKIADLQFDVVCDFIAFHYSALERDYRLFKNKTKQFMYISSASAYQKPLSDYRINEGTPLANPYWEYSRNKIAGEEYLMKMYREEGFPITIVRPSHTYDERKIPLGVHGKKGSWQVAKRILEGKPVIIHGDGTSLWTMTHNSDFAKGFVGLMGNIHAIGESFQITSDETVTWNQVYQSIANVLGVELKAVHVASEFLAAVGDPFGYDFTGSLLGDKANSVVFDNSKLKKAVPGFCATTRFDQGIRKTIENVLTHPELQEEDPEFDEWCDKVIEAMERTKKSILQSKS
- a CDS encoding iron-containing alcohol dehydrogenase — its product is MENFNFYSPTEFVFGRDRENECGALVKKHGGSKVLLHFGGGSAVRSGLIDRVKASLDAAGVPFVELGGVHPNPLDTKVYEGIEICRKEGIDFILAVGGGSSIDSAKAIAMGVPYEGDFWDFYCGKAAPAVALPVGTVLTIAAAGSEGSGDSVITKEDGMLKRGAGGDCIRPRFSVLNPALTCTLPAYQTACGATDIMAHVFERYFTNTTEVEVTDRLCEAVLMTMVKETPRVIADPNNYEARANIMWAGMVAHNNIVGVGRGQDWNSHAIEHELSGMYDCAHGAGLAVIMPSWMEYVMDHNVMRFCQMATRVFGCAMNFEKPEETARAGIRAFRSFLKSIGMPINFAELGAKEEDIPEMVRKLNPGNGWGFKPLNADDVTKVYQIAAKATV
- a CDS encoding histidine phosphatase family protein, which codes for MKYIPTIRSALTAGAFSLTAMLFSACLDTTEVVETVDPETIPVSRVDTLVIRDTLVVKEMPGETLKDTLVVKDTLVVNDTLVVKDTLVVKDTLVNNDTLVVASDTLVVYDTLVRLDSVFHVDTLYQLDTLVVLDSIFSKDTIYSIDTVVQKDTLYVKAQAPMAYFVRVEDVLESLKDNEKATLILRHAERGNDYSASGGLNDNGMNQSREFGQKLKNFTDVHFYNTEIKRSYETCAYIAEGMGLSSFENDTLAELKDSWLIKDEELYVQKKGDVSSWIVFSRWAYSGGYTGVFYDLNEKMVELQNLLAGDYDSMSKLNVAISHDLLVVPLVAWATDRQLNLRFYETQSNKQWINYLAGVAFIVNDKNEVRVIPVCGRSKGTME
- a CDS encoding YicC/YloC family endoribonuclease; this encodes MAILSMTGFGKSESMFQGAPCVIEVRSVNNRFLDISCKLPKNLAYLENSFKNQIKEKLVRGSVIFSVTLGAGTGGNVPVSYNEQAIAKFVEITKAMQTKFGIAGDIKLENIMALPEVLQFTDSGADTEALEKHLADELNKALDKVNEMRAKEGANLAADLTNRVDHLNAVLEKVEVLDPKRIENWKVKFRDRINVLLKDSEIDEVRLLQEACIMADKLDIKEEITRFKSHNKLFLNALKEGGAQGKNLGFILQEMGREANTLGTKCQDAEIAALAIELKNEVECIREQSLNIA
- a CDS encoding homoserine O-acetyltransferase, with amino-acid sequence MSESLHNGSLCPVVPQTFNKDYGDQGFLLENGKTLPALEIRYETYGKLNAEKNNTVWVTSPLTADAHVAGYYSPEDKKPGWWDALIGPGKPVDTDRFFVVCSNILGGCKGSTGPASINPRTGKPYGSTFPTITIGDMVHAQKELADYLGVKELYCVIGGSMGGFQAMKWAIYYPELVKRCVLIATSPRFSSQALGFEIVARDVITQDPNYNNGDYYESAHPDVGLSNARKLAHITYLSAVGMEKKFKRAQDHEHKNHAITYSTPFDLDLPLESYLRYQGAKFVDRFDANSYLHIAHATDSFDLETEYGSLEKAFENVQAEVLNVNLSTDWLFPPHESRRITSALLNDRKVVTSLELDTLFGHDGFLIEDEDLGKAVGRFLDSKYGALTGKQTIPVFHDQKDFELLGSMVKENSRVLDLGCGSGDLIDYLRRTKNVIGLGIEKRMKDIMDCLENDVPVVQRDLDERGISDIESDSYDYAIINRTIQEIRDPVALLSEILRVAKRVIVTFPNFGHWSARGSLMLHGRMPKSKELPYEWYNTPNIRLLTVKDFYTLCEKEGLKIEKMAFQNEQCLSKFLTAVGLKNFGAEHVIAMVSKQ